Below is a genomic region from Brassica oleracea var. oleracea cultivar TO1000 chromosome C9, BOL, whole genome shotgun sequence.
TGAAACAAATTCTAACAAAAAAAGTTTCAAACAAAAAAGAGATCTGAAATCTGGTAAAAATCTAATTAATATTTATTAAGTACAAAAAAAATAAGAGTCTTTGAATTATTTCTTTGAACCAGTACAAACCATTGATCCCACAAGTCTGCTTGAATCACATACACCAACCCACTCATTATATTTAAGACTTCCTGAGATAGTTTAATTCAATTAACCTAAAAATTGAGATTAGTGGGAAAAGTGGATAATGAAAACAAAATGATTATTCCCAACTAAGAGTAATTAAATACGCTAATGTTGAGAAAAGAAAAACGCTATTACATCCAAAGGCTATAAGGCTATTAGCTTGATAAAGGTTAAGTGTTTTTTTTTATTTCTCTCGTTTTCCTCAAGTTCCATCATCACCAAGACAGCCACCTTTATCCCCCTTTACAATACTATTTTCTTTTAAAATATTTGTTCACCGTATCCTACACAGCATAATTAATTTCTTAATCCCATTCCCTGTTTATCTATAAAGTCTGTTCCCTCTGGTAAAACGATGTTATTAAAATAAGCTTAGAGAAAATGGCTTATTTGCCAAATAACTAAAAAAAATAGAAATTAGATTTGTAGAGAGAAGAAAAAGAGAGATAGGAAGAGAAAGCAGGGAAGAGATTTTGGTTATTTAAGTGAATTTGTGTTTTTTGTATGGGTTAGTAGACCCAATTTTCCCAGAGAAAACTACAAATCGATTTTATTTATTGGCATTAAATTAGATATATGACCCATCCTTCACATATCTCCAGGATCGAATGTACACGACACACAAAACGACAAAAGAAACACATCCACTTCCCCCCTAAACTCCTCCGTACAATCAGACAAGATAGATATCTACAACAACTTTCTTTGGCTCCGATAAGCTTCAACTCTCCATCTCCATTGATCTCTTGCCACGTGTCTCCTTCTAGACGGTCTAAACTCAAACCAAAGTCTTACACTTCGAAGTCTGCGGGTCCCACATCGCTGGCAAAAGATATTTCCTCCCGGCGAGTCCCAAGGCGTTGTAACTCGCTCCGGTTGTCTTGTCTACGAGGACCCGACCCGCGTAACCCGGGTAGGAACCGGACCCGAACATCCCGGTACATACCGAGACAGCTTCTTGATTCCCGCCGTTAAAGTAACCGCTTTTAAACGGATTCGTGACGGTGTTAACCAGTAGCGTCGCGAGGTTTATGATCATTCCGTCGACTCCGACGTCGCCGTTAGGCGCGATTAACGGCGGAGACTGAGGTCCGTACATCGGCTGATGAAACGGCCACGCGCAGTAGCCAGCACACTGCGTTTCAGAGTTTCCCACCCAGACGTAAGCTCCGCTGTTAACGGAACGTGCTTTCGCGCCGTGAGTCCCGCACCGGTTCATGCAGAATCCTTCAACGGCGACGTCCTTCGCCGTTAAAACGACGGTTATCGACCGAACACCACCTCCGTTGAGCTTCCCCGAGAGAGCTCTGAGGTAAGGACTCTTTAACGATTTTCCGAGAGGGTAGTTCTCGAGGAGGAGCTGTTTACCGACGACGATCTTCGACGAGCCGCCTTTGTACTTCTCCGTCGTCTTCCACCACGAGGCCACGGATGGGCCTTTTGATGGGACGGCGGAGGAGCTGAGAGAGCGGATGAAGTCGACGATGATTGACCGTTGGATTGAGGTGAACTTCCCGTACCAGACGAGGTTGAGAGTGACGTTTCCTTTCAAGAGAATGCCGTTGTGGTACTTAAGCACCAGAGGCTGCTCTTCAACCAACGCGGCGGAGGAGAAGCCGATGGTGGCGGAGAGGAGGATGAGAAGGACAGTGTGTGCCATTTTTGGGGAGAACAGAGAGGTTTTTGTTTTTTAATTTGGGGTTTTATGAAACCATAGAAGGCTGTATTTATATTGGAATTTTTGAACGGGGTATAGCTGTATTATGCGGAGAGTATGCGTTTCAAACGGCGGTGACGTGGGCATGTTTAATTGGTTAGGCGCTAGTACTTGACAGCCTGTAGTGAGGTTAGTCTAGGGTGACGTGGTAGGTTCCATAAACGTGTATTAAATTAATTGAAAAAAGTTTTTGAGTAAATCTAGATATTATGCGACAGGGATGAACACTTCCGTGCATGTCCGGATAAAAGTTTTAACTATTTACATCGAATAGTTCCTGTCTGAAGTTATTGAAAGTCGTAATCATGCATGTAATTCAATAAATAAAGTTTATTTATTATTTTTTACAAAACTCTTGAAGGAAATTTGTACTATTATATACGTTTCCGAACACACCGAGTTTCAGTTACATTTCATCATATACAAAAGGCAAAAAAGCATAGGTGTTTGGATCACCAGCTCAACGAATTCACAAAAAGAACTCAACAAGTAGACGAAGAAAATGTTGAATTTTGAGATACACATTCATCAGTTCTTCTATTATCAAGTGGGTCTACTATGGAACGACTATTTTAGGGAACATCCTACGTATCCACGGGAAATGTTTAGACGGCGTTTTCGAATGAACAAGCCATTGTTCCTTCGCATTGTCCATCGCCTAAGTAATGAAGTTTCATACTTTGAGCACAGAAGAAATGCTCACGGAAGGTACGGGCTATCTGCACTTCAAAAGTGTACATCAGCTATATGTATGCTGGCATATGGTCAATCGGGAGATACGTATGACGAATATCTCCGACTTGGTGAAAGTACTGCACTTTTATGTTTGAAAAATTTCACTTATGGGATAATACAATTGTTTGGAGATGAGTATCTAAGAAGACATACACCAGATGATTTTCAACGACTAACCCATGCCTTTTGTTAAAAATATTAGTCAAATTATCAAACTCCACAATGTAACTCTTTTCATAACACTTGATCGACGAATAATTATGCATGTACGACATTTTTAATGAACATGGTTTTTTATGGGAATCGAACCACAAACCAAATGTAAAAGTTTTTAAATTTTAACCACTAGGCTACAGTGTTTCTATCGTTAAATAAAATTGAATTATTATTTTTTACAGAATTCTTGAAGGAAATAACCCATTCTTTTTTTTGACATCGGCAAACCCATGCTATTTATGTAAAAGTTATTACTAGAATTTATAAAATACGATTGAAACATGCTTTAATTTTTCGTTTTCATATACATTGTAAGGGTTGGTTTTCTTATTAGAATTTGTGATCTTCAACCGACCAAGAGTTAAACTTTACTCCGACCGTCCATACACACTAACTACACTAAGAGCATCCGCAATGGAAATCGTTAGGTGGAAGTCCTTATGGAAAAAATAATTAAATAATCAGTGGATCCCACCAAAAGCTAAGGATTCAATCCTTAAAATTCATAAATAAAGACTCTTTCTTAGTGAATCCTTGCACTATTTGCGGGTCTCCACGACTACGTGGCGGCCCGTGAATGGTTATCTTTTTTTTTTTTTTTTTAAAAAAAATCCAAAATATCCAGGATTAATCTGAAATGTCCTTGTCGCTAAGGACTCTAATGAATCTCACCGTTGCGGATGCTCTAACCCATGCTATTCAAAAGTTCAAAATTGCAATATTAAACCGACCATGCACTAACTACACCAACCCATGCTATTCAAAAGTTGCCTCCAACTATTTTCAAAATCTATTGTTTTGAGGAAACCCATAAAGGTGAAGACACTGGAGAGCATTTGTTTCTGTAAAAGTGTAGGGACCTCAATCCATACGTGCATCAGTATTGGATTGTGTATAATGATGAATATCAACATGTATTAACTTATGTATGTATACAGTTATATAATCTGATGTATGTAAGGAAATATACAAAAGTGTTTGAATAGTCGGTAGGTAAGGCGTACGAACCACGCCCTTTCCTGCATCAATTATTGTCTCATATCTGCGTGGTCCACTTTCTTGTTTTTCTTTAGCTTCTTCTTTTTCTTTTTACAAACTCTCTATATTTTGCCATTAGCCTTTTTATAAAGCTTTTACCAACTTATTTCTCTAAATTAGAGAATTTTGCAAGTTTTTATATACATAATTTTGTTAATTCATTGATCAATCTAAAACTAACCAGAAAATATTTCAAGAAAATTAATACTCCATATATGTGATTGATGTTATCTCAATAATTTATGCAGCACACTTGTTCTAAGTCACAACCACTATTATCAAGCGAAATTATAGACCAAGAAAGTTGATAAGTATTAATAGTAACGTTAACGTCGAGTATTTAATAGACACAGAGTAAAACAGAACCATTGGATTTACTAACGTCGAGGCACGACATACGAGGAAGTTGAGTCTTGCGGATCCTTCACGTAGCCAATAGCCACCTTCGTATCTATATATATTATTAAAACCGAAGTACATTTGGAATTTGTTTGAAAATATAAATATCAGTATAAACAATAATTATTTAAAAACATGTATAGCAATATAAAAAAAAATATAATGTCATTTTATTAATTTCATTAATTATATTAACTCAACAGTACATCACATCATTAATTATATTTATCTTAAAAATACATTTTATATTACCATAAAAGTAATAATGCAGATTTTTATTTATTAGTTAATCAATATTAACTTTGTTTAAATATAAAAATATAAAATATAAAATAACCGGGGTTTTTCATATGGTTAATAGTTCGGTTTAATCTGTTTTACTAAATTTTTTTTTATTTTAGTTCCAATCGGTGCAAAATTTCGTAGTCAAACACAAAATTCAAAGGCATAATTTACGTGAACAAAATAATAACTTAAATCAAAATAATTAAAATGTATTACATTTATTGTCATTTAATGCTTCACTCCAAATAACTATTTTACTAAATAAAAAATAGTCAAACATATAGAAAGATTTTTTTTTACTTATTTACAGAATCAGTTAGGTATAGACATTCGAGTATTCATTGAGGTACAAGTTATTTTTTTTTGGATCAATTTTTTTGGGGCTTTTAAATTAGTGGGGTTCGAGTTGGGTCCTTCAGGATCCGAAAGATTTTGACTCTGACGTGTAAAAACATAAAAATATCTAAATAACCAATGTATCTGAAACGGACTCGGATATTTGTACCAAAAATAATCTTATTATCCGATTCAGTCAAGATATTTTGATGACAATTAATTTTACGGCGACACATATAAAATATATAACACTAATCATGAAAAACGAATATCACTTTATAAAAATGTAAATTTAATATACGTGCAGGCGTGCGAGTCAAGCTCTAGTGTTTATTAAAGCCTGAAAATATATTTAACGTCACATTGTCAGAACTCAGAAACTACTCTCTTGGGTGATCGGAACAAGATTGGTAAATGAATCTCAACTTACTTTTACTTTAGCTCCGCCTTCTGCATAAAAATAATTGCAGTTACTGTTTTGTCTTAACAAATTTTAATATCTTTTCACCTATGTAACTACTGAATTATCGGGGTTAAAACTGTATCTACAGAATTCTGTCAGTGTTTATAAAGAGAACTAAATTTTTAATAATTTATGTCAATTTGATAAATAGGTTTTTGTTTTACTAACATAACAGAAATATTGCTTTTTTAGAACTTGTGTGATTTGGTTTTATAAAAAAACAACTCAAAACTACCGAAACTTCTTCCTGTTAAGTTAGACGGGCTTCCGACCTAAAAGCAATTAGTGATAGGTGGATATTTATCTTATATATTACTAAGGATCTTTTCCAACATCCGATGTGAGACATTTTGTGTCAAATACGTCCCCTCGGGATGATGGCTCTTTGAGCGTTAATCTCGGAATGCTCGGACAAAGATCGATGAGACAACTCTGGACCAAATCGATGTGGATCGGGTTGGACTGCGTGGATCAGAATCTAACATTAGATGGGTTTCCAACCTAAAACCAATTGGTGGTAAGTAGAGTAGTCCATCTATCTTATATATTACTAATGATTCATTCTAACATCCGATGTGGGACATTTTGTGTCTAATACTTCCAAGTATCTATCGTGAAGCAAACCATGTTCTCATGGCATGAGGATGTCTAGCCCGAATTTTGCCTTTTACTGAATCGATGCGGTTCCGTATGTGCTTGTCGACGTAATCAATCAGGAGAGTCGGCTCATGTGATGGTTGACCATGTTTTCTTCCATTTATGTCTGTCCATATCATGTATATTATATTGCTTGAAAAACCATTCGAACCAAGAACTGTGTTGTCCCTTCCAGACTAGAGTCGGTTACTCTCTGTAGAACCAAAAAAACATTCGAAATATCGCTTATTATTATAAAGAAAAGACAGTAATTCGCTATAATATTATTTTCTTTTCAACGTGCTTAGAACATCTTTATCCCACAAACCCAATTGGGTTTTTATTATTTTTTATTTTTTTGTCTTATTAAAAAAATTAAAAGTGAATCTATCGCGGGCCGCGACGTATCAGTGGGACCCACAAACAGTACAAAAAACGATAAGCAAACTTTTCTTCTCCTGCGACTTTTGCAACTCGTTTCTTCCTTTTTGTGGTGGTCCAAAAACCCTTTTAAAACCATGCGATAATGATGTTCTTAGGTATATTCTTACGATAATAAATTTTTCGGGTCAGACTAATTTAGTCTACTTTATCTTTCAGAGAAATCATTATTTTCAAATATTTTAATTATGATATTAAAGTATTAATTACACCAAAATTCCATTTTTTTGGACTGCCTGTCGTTGATTTAAATTTTTTTTTTTTTAAATAAACATACATTAATTATTTTTCATCTCTGAAGGGCATCGGACTACAGCTTGTTCTGATACACCGGAGAAACGTGAACCCTAGGTTACAAGTGATTAAAGCTATATGGATATGGATATGAACCAATACAACTTAGATTCGAACGTATTTGAAAGCTAAATGTTTGTCATCAAGTAATAACAATCAATGTGTTTTTGGTGTGATGAACGTGCGTGTGGATAGGTATATGTAACTGCCAGTGTCATTCGTAGGGCTAAAAAACATTATAAGGCGGCGCAAATATGTGATATTGCGATGATACCAGCGCCATGCAATGTTTCGTTGGCGTGAAATGTGACACGCTTTATGTTTTAATTCTTGTGAAAGCGACAAAATATACGTGAAACAAGCAATAATACATAATTCACGAGCTCATTTATGGGTACATATATATGAGTAAGGACCTAACTCGAAAATTAATCAAACGAGAGCTACATATGACCTAAGCTACTAAATCATAAATCGTAGTTGCTCTCCAATCGCAAACCTACAAACAATTAAAACAAAGAAGAACCATGATTTATTTTTAATTAATAAACAAATTTTAACAAAATACTAAGCAGTGAAGACGGGTAAACAATATAATCAAACAACATCAAAGGCGCATCTTAGTTGGTGACAAATTGATGTTGTTAGGCAAAAGAGTAACTAAGTAGGTTCAAATCGATTTTTAAAATGGTTTTATATAGATTCTTTTGGTTATTATTATTAATGCAATGCATATATTATTTATCTGCTTAACAGAAGATATGGAATTTTGAAGGGGGGCATATTGTAATATGAGATATACATATGTATATACCGTACGTCGGCAAAGTCAATTAAAGTTAGCAAACGAAGTCGAATATAATGTTGAGATACCTATTCTCCTCCATAACCTAACTTTTGACTTTCAGAGTACACGTAACAGTCTTATTATGGGCAAATGTTACATGCACGCCCACTTGGATCACTATGTTTCTCCTTTTTCCCTAATTTTTTTTTTTTGGTCAAAGAATGTAAAAGCAGGAGCATATATATATGAAACGTAAATAAAAGCATGGAACATGTTGATTTTGCAAGATTGTGCTTAATTTTCTGAAAGATGTGCCTCACATAAGTAGTAGAGATTTCAGTTACTTAAAATATATATTTTTTCTTACAAAAGATATAGAAAAAAGACCGGACGCAAGGAAAGTTTTTTCGATTGTCGCAACTCGCAACAACGTATAAAGTAATTTCAGTTAAAGCTGTAAAAATGGTTGTTTCATTAACTTAGTTGCAAACGCTAAAATAAACACAAACGCAAACAAAATATCCAAGTCATGGAAAAGAAAATTCACAAGGTTTCTTCTCTCTCTAGACTTTTCTTTCGCCTCTCTCTAAGAAACCCTACACCATTTTCATCACCTCGTTTGCTCCGACGGCCGCCGCGTCCTCCTTTGCGGTCTTCGGAGGCTCAGTTCCAGTGTTTCCGCTTCTCCTTGTGTCTCTTTGTAGTCTATTTTCTTTGTGGCGGAAGGTAGCTTAACGAGTCGTCCTCGTCTGGTTCAGATCCAGAGCTCCCGTCGTAGATCTAGGAGGTTCTCGGTGCTGTGTGCGGTGCTTGAGGACGGCGCTCGCCTCGTCGCACTTGTCTCCTCTTTCGATGGCGGTCTCTGTCCGGTGAGATTTTCAGATCTCGTTCTCGTCTCTTCAGAATAGGTGGCGCGTGTGACGCCGGTGGTCTCTCCGAGGTGTCCTTTCTTCCTTCAGTGTGGCATGTGACTGTCGTGGGGATGGGCTTCTCTCGGTGGTCCGATTGGAGCTGTTCTGCTCCGGTCTCGTGCTAGGGTTTCGTTTTCCATCGGTGGTCTCTGGTGGGTGGCATGGAGTCTTCTGAGGATGGGTCTCGACTCTCCTCGTGGTGGTTTTCAGTGGCGGCGTCTTGTGGTTAGCTTTGGCTCTCCACTTCGGAACCTGTGCACCGGCGGTGTGGCGCTCCTCCCCCCTGTCTTTCCTCCTTGTGCTTCTTGCAGGTACATTGGCTCTATTGAGGGTTGAGTGGTTTTTTTGATAAGTGACAGGACGCCAATTGGGCTCTCGGCTCTTGTGTTCTCGCTCGATGTTAGCTTCTCTGGAGGTGTGTACCCATCTGGTCTCTCTGTTCTATATGGACTTTGGGTTAAAAGGGTGTATACGGTCACAGAAGGCGGATTTGTAGGCGGAAATCTTCAAGTCTTCCTCTCGTACGACGACATCGTCGGATGGTGTCGCAATCTCGTGTCGCCGGTTGTAGTTCGTGTCTAGTGGTGAGCCAGTCCGTGCTTGCGATTCTTTGGATTGGTTTGTGTTTGGTGGGTCTCTAGGAAGCTGTAGGCACCGTGCATCCAAGGTTTGAGGGCGCCTTTCTCTCGGGCTCGTGGCAACCGTCGGGCCTTCCCGCTCCATTCCCGTCTTCCTGGTCTGAGCCTGCCTCGTTTTCTGTCGTTGCTTTGACTTCAGCTCTTGCCTCACCTGAGTTCATTTACTTGTATGTTGCTTAGTTTAAATTATGCAATTCTGCTACTAGTCTCTATGTAATCTCTGTCAAAAATCAAAAATTTGGTATAATAAATTTAACATTTTACCAAAAAAAAAAATAAATCAAAGTCATCGTATAGCAAATTTTGTAATGACCACCATTCTTATTCAGTGACAACGACACTGGTTCAACAGCTACAATAATTGAGCATTTCTATCTACAGTCGATGCAGAAAAAGACTAGCGAAAGTAATATGTCCAATCAAATTATTAAGAAATTATATATAATAAATGATATATACAAGGGTTAGTCGTCTTAAATTGAATCTTGTTGTCCTGTGATTATTCGCTACTAGTATTCGTCTGTATTCGTGACAAGTGTCAGTCGTCTTCGTCTGTATTCAACGTGTGCCGGCAATTGTATCAAACCCCACAAGATTAAACAATTATTAGTCCGCACAACCAGCCAAGATGACTAACTCCTCTTTGCTTATTAGTCCGCACAACCGGCAATATGTAACTCCTCTTTACTTAACTACATAATTTAATCACAGATGACTAAGCCGAAAAACGTTGGTATAGACAATTACAATATTAAATCTTGTCAAGGTCTTTCAGAAGTGCCACTAAATAGAGTAGTTAAGCAAAAATTAAATTTAATGAAAATTTTACCTGGTATTCGTGAAGTAATAGAATCGTTTAAATCTTATGTTCTTTAACAAAAGCTTCCTACCAATTCACTTAGTATATATGTATATTATTAGCCTTTTAGAGCATGATTAATGTAAATTTCTTAGAGTGGAAGTTAAAAGTTAAAAGTTAACCGACGGTTTCTTATATTCCGCTAATAACTTCACCTAAGAATTCTCCGGATGTTCTTAGAATAAATTGGGTTTATTAATCAGTTAATAATCTTGTGTGGTACATTGGTCTGATTTTGCCGCCGACCGACCGACCCGCTTCTCATGTTGACTTAACAATCCACATATTGGTCCCAATTATCTTGTCATGTATAAGAGTCAACGTTTTTGGAATCTTCCCAGTATAATTCGAGCTACACATCTTGTGCAAATCCAGCGATCCTCGAAATGTGAGCCAGATAAAACTGAAGTATGGTGAAAACAAAGAAAAATGATTTTGGTTTGGATTTACCAAAATCGGATTTTCACTTCAGCCATATATTTTTCTCCGTCCCAAACAAACCCAAATCAGAAAACTGAATTATGTGAATTAATGGAGAAACAACGTACAAAAAATTTGTAACAAGGGCACGAAGAGTATTGTCATGTATCCGATAGAACGTCTTATCTGATGCAGTCAGGCGTCTTCATAAAGCAGGTAGAATTATCGACCGTAAAATCGTCTGTAATATTTTTCAGAGTTTCTAATAGCATAATATAGCTGGCATTAGAAAAAACAAACCCAAATCGAATAATTTCACATTTATTTGTATTGTTAATTAACTTTTTTTTAGCTAACCTAGAGATATTCGAACCGAACTTACGGAAAAACCCAAACTAATTTTTTTAAAAAGTGCAATCTACGGATACGGATAGACTCTCTTCTCAGATATGTCCGTTATCTTATTTTCCTCAAAGCTCATCTTTTCAAAGATGCAGCCCATTAAGAAGAATTTTAGGCAGCGAA
It encodes:
- the LOC106319513 gene encoding protein EXORDIUM-like 4, producing MAHTVLLILLSATIGFSSAALVEEQPLVLKYHNGILLKGNVTLNLVWYGKFTSIQRSIIVDFIRSLSSSAVPSKGPSVASWWKTTEKYKGGSSKIVVGKQLLLENYPLGKSLKSPYLRALSGKLNGGGVRSITVVLTAKDVAVEGFCMNRCGTHGAKARSVNSGAYVWVGNSETQCAGYCAWPFHQPMYGPQSPPLIAPNGDVGVDGMIINLATLLVNTVTNPFKSGYFNGGNQEAVSVCTGMFGSGSYPGYAGRVLVDKTTGASYNALGLAGRKYLLPAMWDPQTSKCKTLV